Proteins encoded by one window of Torulaspora delbrueckii CBS 1146 chromosome 2, complete genome:
- the TIM9 gene encoding protein transporter TIM9 (similar to Saccharomyces cerevisiae TIM9 (YEL020W-A); ancestral locus Anc_1.452) — MDALNSREQQEFQKLVEQKQMKDFMRLYSNLVERCFADCVNDFTSAKLTSKEQSCIMKCSEKFLKHSERVGQRFQEQNAALGQGLNR, encoded by the coding sequence ATGGATGCACTAAACAGTAGAGAACAGCAagaattccaaaaattggtgGAACAGAAACAAATGAAGGATTTCATGCGTCTGTATTCCAATTTGGTTGAAAGATGTTTCGCAGACTGTGTCAACGATTTCACTTCCGCTAAATTGACTAGTAAAGAGCAAAGTTGTATCATGAAATGTTCCGAGAAATTTCTAAAACACAGTGAACGTGTGGGACAACGTttccaagaacaaaatgCAGCTCTAGGTCAAGGGTTGAACCGTTAG
- the AZF1 gene encoding Azf1p (similar to Saccharomyces cerevisiae AZF1 (YOR113W); ancestral locus Anc_2.162), translating to MNEDAHKDRSLEEARDNGSAGELGNSSAAVSDEMAAQRPSHHQQQQQQQQQQQQIQKPSRQDSISMFTNFNQPRFSTDASINSFLNISDRPSISVPNDLSQIGRGFSIINSLWPNQQVPAAPAGPQGSQAPPQVQFNTVRRQSETLEPFMPPRFKTPSFSSKNAQQPVNRPSQPSSNRNSIYFGPNETTDLDFFHSTGKRDSTTNPMKPPLLVPMSSGNSTPTIKYNAAPNSAPSQNSQQQEFDTLFANNNAHSLIGSRNNSVKFNPDDFDFQFKRRDSSVRATLDSQRYNVANASPDPTSSDVVLEDSASDSPHVKRQKRSHKDHLNDLMTNSTHDTLSKLPNCILDSTESTPMDDAKPLLGVTKVDQLMLMIQARKKGVTEKVPTTADGRLLIDETSGILPPSSQLVGGVEKPKGSHGVKQHECPYCHRFFTQSTHLEVHVRSHIGYKPFQCQYCGKRFTQGGNLRTHQRLHTGEKPYECELCGKRFSRKGNLAAHVVTHQKLKPFICKLDGCNKTFTQLGNMKAHQNRFHLNTLNELTQKLAEMDPNENIAPKERELLDYFASLYKNSNKGIKGRGKGSTRVTQTDLQHQRHQASQSPPNPSHQMGMPDNSLVARALGSIKTQPPPPRSQPIDLSKEPVLNYEYPTLAPNGQTSDPKSTSLPLQPPTSASSATSQGFAFSLDQPEKIDDSTSNSPNTSKGQVQFKHVNYKG from the coding sequence ATGAACGAGGACGCCCACAAAGATAGGAGTCTCGAAGAAGCGCGTGACAACGGCTCGGCAGGTGAGTTGGGCAACTCCTCAGCTGCTGTGAGTGATGAAATGGCCGCTCAGCGGCCATCCCAtcaccaacaacaacagcagcaacaacagcaacaacagcagatACAAAAACCTTCGAGACAGGACTCTATCTCTATGTTTACCAACTTTAATCAACCGCGATTCTCCACAGACGCGTCTATCAACTCGTTTCTCAATATCTCGGATCGTCCCTCTATAAGCGTCCCAAACGACCTTTCACAGATAGGAAGAGGGTTTAGTATCATCAATAGCTTATGGCCCAATCAACAGGTGCCAGCTGCCCCCGCGGGACCGCAGGGATCTCAGGCACCTCCGCAGGTACAGTTTAATACCGTGAGGCGACAGAGTGAAACTTTAGAACCATTTATGCCGCCACGGTTTAAGACGCCCAGTTTTTCCAGTAAGAATGCTCAACAACCAGTCAATAGACCTTCGCAACCTTCATCGAATCGGAATTCGATCTATTTTGGTCCCAATGAAACCACAGACcttgatttcttccatTCTACTGGTAAACGAGACTCTACGACAAATCCAATGAAACCACCACTACTAGTTCCAATGTCAAGTGGGAACTCTACACCGACGATCAAATACAATGCGGCGCCGAACTCTGCCCCATCTCAAAATTCACAACAACAGGAGTTTGATACGTTGTTTGCGAACAACAATGCGCATTCGTTAATTGGATCTCGCAATAATTCAGTGAAATTTAATCCAGACGATTTCGATTTTCAATTTAAGAGAAGAGACTCCTCTGTAAGAGCTACTCTTGATAGTCAGCGATATAATGTGGCAAATGCAAGTCCCGATCCTACGTCCTCTGATGTGGTGCTCGAGGACTCTGCCTCGGATTCGCCACATGTAAAGAGGCAAAAGAGATCACACAAGGACCATTTGAACGATTTAATGACCAATTCTACTCACGATACGTTGTCCAAACTACCAAACTGCATACTTGACTCGACAGAGTCTACCCCAATGGATGACGCAAAGCCTCTGCTAGGTGTTAcaaaagttgatcaactcATGCTCATGATCCAGGCTCGTAAGAAAGGTGTCACGGAGAAAGTGCCTACTACAGCAGACGGTAGACTGCTAATCGATGAAACTTCAGGGATTCTGCCGCCTTCAAGTCAACTTGTAGGTGGTGTTGAAAAACCCAAGGGGTCTCATGGTGTCAAACAACACGAGTGTCCTTATTGTCATCGTTTCTTCACTCAGTCCACACATCTGGAGGTACACGTTCGTTCTCATATAGGTTACAAACCTTTTCAATGCCAATACTGTGGTAAAAGATTCACTCAAGGTGGGAATTTAAGAACTCACCAGAGGCTACACACGGGTGAAAAACCATATGAATGTGAACTTTGTGGTAAGAGGTTCTCAAGGAAAGGTAATTTGGCCGCTCACGTCGTTACGCACCAAAAGCTGAAACCATTTATCTGTAAACTCGATGGCTGTAATAAGACTTTCACACAATTAGGTAACATGAAAGCTCATCAGAATCGATTCCATTTGAACACGTTAAATGAGTTGACCCAAAAACTGGCAGAGATGGATCCGAATGAGAATATAGCTCCAAAAGAACGTGAACTACTAGACTACTTCGCTTCGTTGTACAAGAATTCAAACAAGGGGATCAAAGGTCGTGGTAAGGGCAGTACGCGAGTCACCCAGACGGATTTGCAACATCAACGACATCAGGCATCACAGTCTCCTCCAAATCCGTCTCATCAAATGGGCATGCCTGACAATTCACTTGTTGCCAGGGCATTGGGATCCATAAAGACCCaaccaccaccaccacgATCGCAGCCCATTGATCTCAGTAAAGAACCGGTGCTGAACTACGAATACCCAACGCTCGCACCAAATGGTCAAACTTCAGACCCCAAAAGTACTTCGTTGCCCTTACAACCACCAACATCTGCATCTTCAGCAACAAGTCAAGGGTTCGCCTTCTCATTGGATCAGCCAGAGAAGATAGATGACTCTACAAGCAATTCCCCCAATACTTCGAAGGGACAAGTTCAGTTCAAGCACGTTAATTACAAAGGTTAG
- the TDEL0B05290 gene encoding uncharacterized protein (similar to Saccharomyces cerevisiae GEA2 (YEL022W) and GEA1 (YJR031C); ancestral locus Anc_1.455) — protein sequence MELGGADNAAAVDPVTIVIKECINLSTAMRKYSQFTSQSGVAALLGGGSDIFSNQDDSLASTFNNLSTNKNNDPLLSGFIQLRLMLNKAKSLNDIDSLTLLQPFLLVIRTSSVSGYITSLALDSLQKFLTLNVINETSLNHKAAYHETVNALTHCRFEGSEQLSDDSVLLKVVVLLQTVIQSPCGDLLSDSIMYDVLQTILSLACNKRRSEVLRRAAEFTMIAITVKIFNKLKNIEPTKLTEKYINDESYANNELQADIIGVSDKSNVTYNTEDEEREDLHTPNTEITNEPKPNISNTKPSVTVEANYGLPVIKQYLNLLLSLIVPENQTKHTNSARIFGFNLINTAIELSGDKFPLHPRLFSLISDPIFKYVLFIIQNSNKLSLLQAALQLFTTLVVILGDHLQMQIELTLTRIFTVLSQSSNKNVDDSKERSAAVKELLIEQVSILWTRFPSFFTSTFINFDCNLDRADLSIQSLTILTKLALPEAAIATTDNVPPICLEGLVYLIDEMYDRLQGVDRENFLLNETSVELLKQRERKTEFIKCATKFNEKPKKGIPMLIEKGFIESDSEEDLSKFLFENNSRVNKKTIGLLLCDPKKTSLLKNFIDLFDFKGLRVDEAIRFLLTKFRLPGESQQIERIIEAFSSRYVECQEYELSERKEGVTEDVEAVQPDPDSVFILSYSIIMLNTDLHNPQVKEHMSYEDYSGNLKGCYNQKNFPAWYLDKIYSSIRDKEIVMPEEHHGNDRWFEDAWNNLISSTTVLTEVARDPKNAVDNMSLQDLAQFDGAIFRNIGPSIVRTLLKIFKVATDDHISTRMLTSIDKCSYIASFFNYKGLFNDILRSIADMTTLLTPDALAGKRSSPDVDEIPLVEIVMNDTDSRIAVSTESVRLGRSFKGQLCMVVLFRILRRNRHPNVIDGELWSKVIQIILVLYENLLISPDIIPKVEQGPKLGDIKKPTPEISIKKARETKGILSAFASYLKGDEEPTEDEIEASIKASQCIASSNIASSVFGNEANVTEDLIKTLLSSIKVEKTTENTRFFESEMLFLVELSVTLHFPYHQQEKVVSLILKKVSELSQVTGLSKTTLGRLMTCRLLLFSAVTNQESLLLELINKDLLEKNEIFTQKFFTSDTGSEVLNQILNLAESGYYRVHLLQDAGFWKLLRSSPVMKGHAREVYLFLENSLLKSTGTLTDKNFMWVLGLLDEISSAGALGSRWENEYDKLLRKGQKVDKENPFQDIVELSLKSVNITSRLLEEDVTSFKLSKSETIAVIQALAHQCLNPCQQVRSYSLETLEVAIKEKIELPSDEIATVEEIIEGGLLPLLESTATKQDSNVAVPKILAVISNFYLHCLRKGITTNDTFLKVLNIFNKYVDMPSVENQLQELITEKKQIEAGAVKADAISTDTAES from the coding sequence ATGGAGCTCGGGGGTGCGGATAATGCGGCTGCTGTCGATCCGGTCACTATTGTGATCAAAGAATGCATCAATCTTTCCACTGCAATGCGGAAATACTCCCAGTTCACCTCACAATCCGGAGTAGCAGCACTATTAGGTGGTGGGAGTGATATATTTAGCAATCAGGATGACTCTTTGGCGAGCACGTTCAATAATTTGTCTACCAACAAGAATAATGATCCATTATTGTCAGGCTTTATCCAGCTGCGGCTGATGCTGAATAAAGCCAAAAGTCTCAATGATATCGATTCACTGACTTTATTGCAACCGTTCCTCCTAGTCATACGTACCAGCTCTGTGTCGGGGTATATTACTTCATTGGCtttggattctttgcaaaagttCTTGACATTGAATGTCATTAACGAGACATCATTGAACCATAAGGCAGCATACCATGAAACTGTCAACGCGCTCACTCATTGTAGATTTGAAGGGTCTGAGCAGCTGTCTGATGACTCAgttcttctcaaagttgtCGTTCTTCTGCAAACTGTCATCCAATCACCTTGTGGAGATCTTCTGTCGGATTCTATCATGTATGATGTTTTGCAGACTATACTGTCATTGGCCTGTAATAAGCGAAGGAGTGAAGTTTTGAGAAGAGCTGCTGAGTTTACGATGATTGCCATCACGGTCAAGATTTTCAATAAGCTTAAGAACATCGAACCAACAAAGCTTACCGAAAAATATATCAACGACGAAAGCTATGCAAATAATGAGCTTCAAGCTGACATAATCGGCGTTAGCGATAAAAGCAATGTGACATATAATACTGAGGATGAGGAACGCGAGGACCTACACACACCAAATACAGAAATTACAAACGAGCCGAAACCAAATATCTCAAACACAAAACCCTCCGTTACTGTTGAAGCAAACTATGGTTTGCCGGTGATAAAGCAATACCTGAACCTCCTGCTATCTTTGATAGTTCCCGAGAATCAAACAAAACACACGAATTCAGCCAGAATATTTGGATTCAATTTAATTAACACAGCTATAGAACTTTCTGGCGACAAGTTCCCTTTACATCCACGCCTTTTCAGTTTGATTTCAGACCCTATTTTCAAATACGTCCTATTCATCATTCAGAACAGCAACAAACTCTCTCTTTTACAAGCAGCCTTACAACTATTCACCACTCTGGTTGTTATACTGGGAGATCACTTACAGATGCAAATTGAACTCACATTAACCCGTATATTCACAGTTCTGTCACAATCCTCTAATAAGAATGTCGATGATTCGAAAGAAAGGTCTGCTGCTGTGAAGGAACTCTTGATCGAACAAGTATCGATTCTCTGGACTCGATTTCCCTCATTTTTCACATCtactttcatcaactttgaTTGCAATCTAGATAGAGCGGATTTGTCGATCCAGTCTCTAACAATATTGACAAAATTAGCACTACCAGAAGCGGCAATAGCGACGACAGATAACGTTCCACCAATCTGTTTGGAGGGACTTGTTTATCTCATTGATGAGATGTATGACCGTCTACAAGGTGTAGACAGAGAAaattttcttttgaatgaaacCAGTGTTGAACTGCTCAAGCAACGCGAACGTAAAACTGAGTTCATCAAATGTGCTACGAAATTTAACgaaaaaccaaagaaaggAATTCCTATGCTGATTGAGAAGGGGTTTATCGAAAGCGATTCCGAGGAAGATCTGTCGAAATTTCTGTTTGAAAACAACAGTCGAGTGAACAAAAAAACCATTGGATTATTACTCTGtgatccaaagaagacaTCTTTACTGAAAAACTTTATTGACCtgtttgatttcaaaggctTGAGGGTAGATGAGGCCATAAGATTCTTGTTGACGAAGTTTCGTTTGCCCGGTGAATCTCAACAAATTGAGAGAATAATCGaagctttctcttcaaggTATGTTGAGTGTCAGGAATACGAATTGTCAGAGCGCAAGGAGGGAGTTACGGAAGACGTAGAAGCCGTTCAGCCTGATCCGGACTCAGTTTTCATACTGAGTTATTCGATTATCATGTTGAACACTGACTTGCACAATCCTCAAGTGAAAGAGCACATGTCATATGAAGACTACtctggaaatttgaaaggCTGCTacaatcaaaaaaatttcCCGGCTTGGTACCTTGATAAGATTTACTCTTCAATTCGTGATAAAGAAATTGTGATGCCTGAAGAACATCATGGGAATGACAGGTGGTTTGAGGACGCATGGAATAACCTGATTTCATCTACCACAGTATTGACAGAAGTCGCtagagatccaaagaatgCAGTTGACAACATGAGTCTCCAGGACCTGGCGCAATTCGATGGGGCAATATTCAGGAATATTGGCCCTTCTATTGTCAGAACACTActcaaaattttcaaggTTGCAACCGATGACCATATTTCCACACGCATGTTGACCAGTATCGATAAGTGTTCTTACATTGCCtcctttttcaattatAAGGGCTTGTTCAACGATATTCTGCGCAGCATTGCTGATATGACCACATTGCTAACACCAGATGCTCTGGCTGGGAAGAGATCTTCTCCTGATGTCGATGAAATTCCATTGGTCGAAATAGTCATGAATGATACAGACTCTAGAATTGCCGTGAGTACAGAGTCGGTTAGATTGGGAAGATCTTTCAAGGGGCAGCTATGTATGGTAGTGCTGTTCCGAATTCTTCGGAGGAATAGACACCCTAACGTAATCGACGGCGAACTCTGGTCGAAAGTCATACAAATCATTTTGGTATTGTAtgagaatcttttgattAGTCCTGACATTATCCCAAAGGTAGAACAAGGACCAAAGCTTGGTGATATAAAAAAACCCACACCGGAAATTTCGATTAAGAAAGcaagagaaaccaaagGTATATTATCTGCATTTGCATCCTATCTGAAGGGAGATGAGGAGCCAACTGAGGATGAGATAGAAGCCTCGATCAAGGCATCGCAGTGCATTGCTTCCAGCAATATTGCTTCATCTGTCTTTGGGAATGAGGCTAATGTAAcagaagatttgatcaaaacCTTGTTAAGTTCGATCAAGGTAGAGAAGACCACCGAAAATACtagattttttgaaagtgaaatGCTTTTCCTGGTAGAGTTGTCCGTGACCCTTCATTTCCCTTACCATCAACAGGAGAAAGTAGTTtcgttgatcttgaagaaggtgtcAGAATTATCGCAAGTCACTGGTTTATCCAAAACAACCTTAGGACGGCTAATGACGTGCAGGTTACTGCTTTTCTCGGCAGTGACAAATCAAGAATCATTGCTTCTAGAACTCATTAAtaaagatcttttggaaaagaatgagaTTTTCACACAGAAGTTTTTTACTAGCGATACTGGGAGTGAAGTTCTGAACCAGATATTAAACTTAGCGGAAAGCGGTTATTATAGAGTCCATTTACTACAAGATGCTGGTTTTTGGAAACTCTTGAGGTCCTCACCAGTAATGAAGGGACATGCGAGGGAGGTCTACTTGTTTTTGGAAAACTCTCTTCTAAAATCAACAGGTACTTTGACCGATAAAAACTTCATGTGGGTGTTAGGTTTATTGGATGAGATCTCATCAGCCGGGGCGCTTGGTAGCCGGTGGGAGAATGAGTATGATAAACTTCTCCGGAAGGGACAGAAGGTTGATAAAGAAAATCCATTCCAAGATATTGTGGAATTGTCTTTAAAATCCGTCAACATCACAAGTCGCCTCTTGGAAGAGGACGTGACTTCGTTCAAACTATCCAAGAGTGAAACGATAGCTGTAATTCAAGCTCTCGCGCACCAATGCCTGAACCCCTGTCAACAAGTTCGCTCATACTCTCTGGAAACCCTGGAGGTTGCTATTAAGGAGAAGATCGAGCTTCCTTCGGATGAAATAGCGACAGTGGAGGAGATAATTGAAGGAGGTCTTCTGCCTCTTTTAGAATCAACAGCTACCAAACAAGATAGCAATGTTGCCGTGCCAAAGATCCTAGCTGTCATCTCAAATTTCTATCTACACTGTTTGAGAAAGGGGATTACCACAAACGATACATTTCTCAAGGTGCTtaatatcttcaacaaatacGTTGACATGCCTTCAGTGGAAAACCAATTACAAGAACTGATAACCGAGAAGAAACAGATAGAGGCAGGCGCCGTCAAAGCAGACGCCATATCAACCGATACTGCGGAATCATAG
- the TDEL0B05280 gene encoding uncharacterized protein (ancestral locus Anc_1.454) — protein MVSNGSISDSAPNSGQAVLDNRNHSIIGALTAGGRSIVYQMTSFYLRTPLKLFRPARFDYLHYVRIILTGEEKQNAPQNEVGKNKRFGLLRSRYFSYWENSSLGILTKALNKYGWKVIPDRILPPLIVNSATGVVLYTTYLTTLGQLSNGFSTGSSLKNPWDVWRSGFVAGAMQALVSTPIDAIYTRSSTSEFLSVAKKYDNLWLYGRDKLMEIGLIGCFGGFGIALIKESFGFAVYFTTFEMVRGQLCEWFKSAIRQYAEVKYVINNIKLADLIPSKSAPQETTPTKMDFLSKKEEKWLNRAFIFVGGVTAAFLLQVVQYPFRKIQKIHQSRLEAFDIFNRSLTGQPSPKSITDATKIWVSEPASRRLHIYYNSYLDTFEHIHFIHKNTNSLLRWLYKGFTRNTLAIIPGTTAGLLMLDYMRSSFEQSLPDRLEES, from the coding sequence ATGGTATCAAATGGAAGTATATCAGATTCAGCGCCCAATAGTGGTCAGGCGGTCCTGGATAACCGAAACCACTCCATCATCGGTGCATTGACTGCGGGCGGACGATCGATAGTATATCAAATGACTTCATTTTATCTAAGAACCcctttgaaattgtttaGGCCAGCCAGATTTGATTATTTGCACTATGTGAGAATCATTCTTACCGGTGAAGAGAAGCAGAATGCTCCGCAGAATGAAGTTGGGAAAAACAAGAGATTTGGATTGCTTAGATCGAGGTATTTCAGTTATTGggaaaattcttcattggGTATATTGACTAAGGCATTGAATAAATATGGGTGGAAAGTCATTCCAGATAGAATTTTACCGCCATTGATAGTTAACTCAGCGACTGGTGTGGTCTTGTATACCACTTACTTGACAACTTTAGGTCAGCTTTCGAATGGATTTTCAACTGGTTCATCTCTCAAAAATCCTTGGGATGTCTGGAGATCAGGCTTTGTAGCAGGAGCCATGCAGGCGTTAGTATCTACTCCGATAGACGCAATTTACACtagatcttcaacaagcGAGTTCTTGTCAGTGGCTAAAAAGTACGACAATTTATGGCTCTATGGACGTGATAAACTTATGGAGATTGGGTTGATAGGTTGTTTCGGAGGATTTGGAATTGCCTTAATCAAAGAATCCTTCGGCTTTGCTGTCTATTTTACAACTTTCGAGATGGTCAGAGGCCAACTTTGTGAATGGTTTAAAAGTGCTATCAGGCAGTACGCAGAAGTCAAATATGTGATCAACAATATCAAACTTGCAGATCTAATACCGTCAAAATCTGCCCCACAAGAAACTACCCCAACTAAAATGGATTTTTTATCAaaaaaggaagagaagtGGCTCAATAGAGCTTTCATCTTCGTTGGTGGAGTCACGGCAGCTTTCCTATTACAAGTGGTACAATACCCATTCAGgaagattcaaaaaattcaccaGTCAAGGTTGGAAGCTTTTGATATATTTAACAGGTCATTAACAGGTCAGCCATCACCTAAGTCCATTACTGATGCAACAAAAATCTGGGTTTCAGAACCGGCTAGCAGGCGGCTGCATATTTACTATAACTCATACTTGGACACTTTTGAGCACATCCACTTCATTCACAAAAATACCAACTCTTTGCTACGATGGCTGTATAAGGGATTCACCAGAAACACATTAGCCATCATTCCAGGAACGACAGCGGGGCTTCTTATGTTGGACTACATGCGAAGTTCATTTGAGCAGTCTCTACCTGACCGACTAGAAGAGTCGTGA
- the URA3 gene encoding orotidine-5'-phosphate decarboxylase (similar to Saccharomyces cerevisiae URA3 (YEL021W); ancestral locus Anc_1.453) translates to MSVATYQERAAKHPSPVASKLLNLMHEKKTNLCASLDVNTTEELLKLVDTLGPYICLLKTHIDIISDFSIDGTVKPLKELAKKHNFMIFEDRKFADIGNTVKLQYSSGVYRIAEWADITNAHGVTGAGIVTGLKQAAQETTNEPRGLLMLAELSSKGSLAHGEYTQGTVEIAKTDKDFVIGFIAQRDMGGREEGFDWLIMTPGVGLDDKGDALGQQYRTVDEVVSTGSDIIIVGRGLFAKGRDPRVEGERYRKAGWEAYEKRCQ, encoded by the coding sequence ATGTCGGTTGCTACTTATCAAGAGAGGGCTGCAAAGCATCCAAGTCCTGTggcttcaaaacttttgaatttgatgcATGAAAAGAAGACCAATCTATGTGCTTCATTAGATGTGAATACCACCGAAGAATTGCTTAAATTAGTCGATACTCTAGGTCCTTACATCTGTTTGTTGAAAACACACATCGATATCATTTCTGATTTTTCCATTGATGGTACTGTGAagcctttgaaagaattggcCAAAAAGCACAACTTTATGATCTTTGAGGACAGGAAATTCGCCGATATCGGTAACACTGTCAAGCTACAGTATTCTTCAGGTGTCTACAGAATTGCCGAGTGGGCTGATATTACAAACGCCCATGGTGTCACTGGTGCTGGGATCGTCACTGGGTTGAAACAAGCGGCTCAAGAGACTACAAACGAACCAAGAGGTCTATTAATGTTGGCTGAACTATCTTCTAAAGGTTCTTTGGCCCATGGTGAATACACCCAAGGTACTGTCGAAATTGCTAAGACAGACAAAGATTTCGTCATTGGATTCATTGCCCAAAGAGACATgggaggaagagaagaaggatttgacTGGCTAATCATGACACCAGGTGTTGGCCTAGACGACAAGGGCGATGCGCTGGGTCAACAGTACAGAACtgtcgatgaagttgtCTCTACGGGGTCAGACATCATCATTGTCGGCAGAGGACTTTTCGCCAAGGGAAGAGATCCAAGAGTAGAAGGCGAACGTTACCGTAAAGCCGGCTGGGAAGCATACGAGAAGAGATGCCAGTAA
- the TRS33 gene encoding Trs33p (similar to Saccharomyces cerevisiae TRS33 (YOR115C); ancestral locus Anc_2.160): MTSKMAGDTRSHTNPEQDGMTEQQKLQHQLQVFQNSLPKVNQIAFQMLLNEMVPLAVSVENKLINSEIKGTPKRNSSELEEMITNVHITAPLDKPSHKLCQQLYEANDGTREKILERLRSMGNQIGNKLTELLVFSNNPNLVFKDMDLLSVMKFICRDVWKQFYGKQIDNLKTNHRGTFYLLDYEYRPIQTFALDDQSTEEELAMIKPFFEIPVGLIKGVLSSLGYKEEEVVCMASYIDRPTDRPKSTFNKGVSFHVQVNMQ; encoded by the coding sequence ATGACTAGTAAAATGGCTGGTGATACAAGATCGCACACAAACCCTGAGCAGGATGGTATGACCGAACAGCAAAAGTTACAACATCAATTACaagttttccaaaactCACTACCAAAGGTAAATCAGATTGCATTCCAGATGTTGTTGAATGAGATGGTTCCACTTGCAGTCTCGGTGGAGAATAAACTAATAAATTCCGAGATCAAAGGCACTCCAAAGCGAAACTCCAGTGaattagaagaaatgaTCACTAACGTACATATCACCGCACCCTTGGATAAACCATCTCATAAGTTATGCCAACAGCTATATGAAGCAAATGATGGAACCAGAGAAAAGATACTTGAGAGACTGAGGTCTATGGGAAATCAAATAGGTAACAAGTTGACAGAATTACTGGTGTTTAGTAACAATCCGAATCtagttttcaaagacatGGACCTGCTATCGGTTATGAAGTTCATATGCCGTGATGTATGGAAACAGTTCTATGGCAAGCAGATTGACAATTTAAAAACGAACCACAGAGGAACATTCTATCTGCTGGATTATGAATATCGACCAATCCAGACGTTTGCATTGGATGATCAATcgacagaagaagaattggcaaTGATAAAGCCCTTCTTCGAAATCCCAGTCGGGCTAATCAAAGGAGTGCTGTCGTCGCTAGGCTacaaagaggaagaagtaGTATGCATGGCGTCGTACATAGATCGTCCGACTGATCGTCCCAAATCAACCTTTAATAAGGGAGTTAGCTTCCACGTTCAGGTGAACATGCAGTAG
- the CIM1 gene encoding mitochondrial HMG-box protein CIM1 (similar to Saccharomyces cerevisiae YOR114W; ancestral locus Anc_2.161) produces the protein MQGSRVLGAQLSQAVYVSKRSFEKELDSLPTTAFQYYYHSKLKELRSSSNDFHTSDILSCGQHNNAFRRFIRKEWNSLSTTKKRLYYAFFFHFTGVDHNSLNKYELARILEIQTPAISDYMLFRNKFKYKFDNVWYQEREQRSRKRRMVLKHNPIGFGHTITVSSRISVHGEECSSLTARFQKMCRECRHTWNQKITEEQKLEIRNIWEEQKRQFDTVLATEREALGNNLNRLSKMNLDSKVRSLKVDRYTTRTIASNIVIPYKKK, from the coding sequence ATGCAGGGCTCTAGAGTCCTTGGAGCACAGTTGTCTCAAGCAGTGTACgtttcaaagagatcatttgaaaaagagcTCGATAGTCTACCTACTACAGCATTTCAATACTATTACCATTCCAAGCTCAAGGAGTTGCGAAGTAGTTCGAATGACTTCCACACAAGTGATATACTTAGCTGCGGGCAGCATAATAATGCATTCAGAAGGTTCATAAGGAAGGAGTGGAATTCACTATCTACCACTAAAAAAAGGCTTTACTATgcctttttcttccatttcaCTGGGGTCGATCAtaattctttgaacaagtACGAATTGGCCAGAATTCTTGAGATTCAAACTCCAGCAATAAGTGATTACATGTTGTTCAGAAACAAATTCAAGTATAAATTCGATAACGTTTGGTATCAGGAGAGAGAGCAAAGATCACGCAAGAGAAGAATGGTTCTAAAACATAACCCAATTGGTTTCGGTCACACTATTACTGTATCCAGTAGGATCAGCGTTCATGGTGAGGAATGTTCCAGTTTGACAGCgagatttcaaaagatgtGTCGAGAATGTCGACATACATGGAACCAAAAGATaactgaagaacaaaagcttgaaattcGAAACATATGGGAAGAGCAAAAGCGACAATTTGATACCGTACTCGCCACCGAGAGAGAAGCTCTAGGCAACAATTTAAACCGATTATCGAAAATGAATTTGGATTCAAAGGTTCGATCGCTTAAGGTTGATCGATATACCACGCGCACAATTGCATCAAATATTGTGATCCCATACAAGAAAAAATAA